Proteins encoded in a region of the Streptomyces sp. NBC_01471 genome:
- a CDS encoding DUF6415 family natural product biosynthesis protein, with translation MNPPTAIPDKVQILALVKTSLCWNLNSSDDLPALAVSLDVLEQCTSYGQALEGDLRERCDGLPVQSAAYRRAQETLGEAGRRLHGPAPARTAFAAARRAQNVARLVQTLLRVTGSAAPVEPGSRT, from the coding sequence GTGAACCCCCCAACCGCCATCCCGGACAAGGTGCAGATCCTCGCCTTGGTGAAGACGTCCCTCTGCTGGAACCTGAACAGCAGCGATGATCTGCCTGCCCTCGCAGTCAGCCTCGACGTGCTGGAGCAGTGCACGTCCTACGGACAGGCCCTGGAAGGCGACCTTCGCGAAAGGTGCGACGGACTGCCGGTGCAGTCGGCAGCCTACCGCCGCGCCCAGGAGACGCTGGGCGAGGCCGGCCGGCGGCTCCACGGTCCTGCGCCAGCCCGCACAGCATTCGCAGCAGCGCGCCGAGCGCAGAACGTGGCGCGCCTTGTACAGACCCTGCTCCGAGTCACGGGGAGTGCTGCCCCGGTGGAGCCGGGGAGCCGTACGTGA
- a CDS encoding MvdC/MvdD family ATP grasp protein, with product MSLPAERPSPKSGPACVIVTTQDNVTADLVIPMIERRAARVVRLDLADFPHHVRLTASGPDWAGMLSVRDHHVRLEDIRTVWWWHPQRARLRAGAGMLPEQAEWASNEATAGVTGVLAALPDCLHVNHPTATHAAQSKPDVLVQAPRCGLPVPPTWIGNQLEGARQFARDHGDLMCKSIASPTVLHGDSISRFFTTPLSADGLDTSITACAHQLQQKVAKKFEVRLTSVGGKLFAARIDTHSVAAQSDYRADYDALTYTSIPVPDAVRSGVSRLLAHYRLHYAAMDFLADADGRWSLVDLNPSGMFAWIEQALPELEITAELAGLLAVEEAA from the coding sequence ATGTCTTTACCGGCGGAGCGCCCCTCACCAAAGTCGGGCCCTGCATGCGTCATCGTCACCACCCAGGACAACGTCACCGCGGACCTGGTCATCCCCATGATCGAGCGGCGCGCTGCGCGCGTAGTCCGGCTGGACCTGGCTGACTTTCCTCACCACGTGCGGCTGACCGCATCCGGCCCGGACTGGGCCGGCATGCTCAGCGTGCGCGACCACCACGTGCGGCTGGAGGACATCCGCACGGTGTGGTGGTGGCACCCGCAGCGCGCCCGTCTCCGCGCCGGCGCTGGCATGTTGCCGGAACAGGCCGAGTGGGCCAGCAATGAAGCGACCGCCGGGGTGACCGGCGTCCTGGCCGCCCTGCCGGACTGCTTGCACGTCAACCACCCCACAGCCACTCATGCCGCGCAGTCGAAACCAGACGTGCTCGTGCAGGCTCCGCGGTGCGGCCTCCCGGTGCCGCCCACATGGATCGGCAACCAGCTCGAGGGTGCCCGCCAGTTCGCGCGCGACCACGGCGACCTGATGTGCAAATCGATCGCCAGCCCAACGGTTCTGCACGGCGATTCGATATCGCGCTTCTTCACAACCCCTTTGAGTGCCGACGGACTTGACACAAGCATCACGGCCTGTGCGCACCAGCTCCAACAGAAGGTAGCCAAAAAATTCGAGGTGAGGCTGACCTCGGTCGGCGGAAAGCTCTTCGCCGCCCGGATCGACACCCATTCCGTAGCCGCGCAGTCCGACTACCGAGCCGACTACGACGCCCTGACGTATACCTCCATCCCGGTGCCGGACGCCGTCCGCTCCGGAGTCTCCCGGCTGCTGGCTCACTACCGGCTCCACTACGCCGCGATGGACTTCCTGGCCGACGCCGACGGCCGCTGGTCACTCGTCGACCTCAACCCCTCCGGCATGTTCGCGTGGATCGAACAGGCCCTGCCCGAACTGGAGATCACCGCGGAACTCGCCGGGCTCCTGGCCGTAGAGGAGGCCGCGTGA
- a CDS encoding glycoside hydrolase family 15 protein, whose amino-acid sequence MTALIEDHALVGDMHTAALIHHRGSVSWQCLPDFDSPAAFASLVGTPQHGSWDLRPTASDAQVRRRYLPGTLVLETTWTTHNGQARVLDFMPTRTPGCGNPQLIRVVQGVRGLVQMSSRILVRFAYGKVAPRLVRHPHQFGGDRYAALAGPDALYLDSSTPLSKHADGNVEATFCVPTGEYQVLALSWQPSHLPAPPRPDPAAALESTIAFWSDWSARSTYTGPYQEAVSRSLIVLKALTYAPTGGMVAAPTTSLPEEIGGERNWDYRYTWLRDAAIALSVLALTGHVEEAAAWRDWLARAIAGDPATVQIMYSIKGDRDLRESTLPHLPGLEGSQPVRIGNGAAHQPQLDVFGEVLDAFHLAEEAGLAPCDDAFALQSALLTQVEARWHLPDAGIWEMRGPERHFVHSKVMGWVAADRMVRRIEAGRATGPVEKWRKLRDAIHADVCAHGYDQVRNTFTQSYGSAELDASLLLIPLVGFLPSDDKRVIGTIEAIQRELSTGGDGLILRYRTAGTVTGADGLTGDEGAFLACSFWLVEALTMIGRTAEATALFEKLLSLANDVGLLAEEYDCVAHRQLGNFPQAFSHFALVSAALRLASEDQTAARDDVGPFVSFSSPAATEPSRPLGSGTPVARH is encoded by the coding sequence ATGACCGCGCTCATCGAGGACCACGCTCTCGTCGGTGACATGCACACCGCCGCTCTGATCCACCACCGCGGCTCAGTCAGCTGGCAGTGCCTGCCCGACTTCGACTCCCCCGCCGCGTTCGCCTCGCTGGTCGGCACCCCGCAGCACGGCTCGTGGGACCTGCGCCCCACCGCCTCCGATGCCCAGGTACGACGCCGGTACCTGCCGGGCACCCTCGTACTGGAGACGACCTGGACCACGCACAACGGACAGGCCCGCGTCCTGGACTTCATGCCGACCCGGACTCCCGGCTGCGGCAACCCCCAGCTGATCCGTGTCGTCCAAGGCGTCCGCGGCCTGGTGCAGATGTCCTCGCGGATCCTGGTCCGCTTCGCCTACGGCAAGGTCGCGCCCCGCCTGGTGCGTCACCCCCATCAGTTCGGCGGTGACCGGTACGCGGCACTCGCCGGACCGGACGCCCTCTACCTGGACTCCTCGACACCGCTAAGTAAGCACGCGGACGGGAACGTGGAAGCCACGTTCTGCGTCCCCACCGGGGAGTATCAGGTCCTCGCACTGTCCTGGCAGCCCTCCCACCTGCCCGCGCCGCCCCGCCCCGATCCCGCGGCCGCCCTGGAAAGCACTATCGCCTTCTGGTCCGACTGGTCCGCCCGCAGCACGTACACCGGCCCTTACCAGGAGGCTGTGAGCCGCTCGCTGATCGTCCTCAAGGCCCTCACCTACGCTCCCACCGGCGGTATGGTCGCCGCGCCTACCACCTCGCTGCCCGAGGAGATCGGTGGCGAGCGGAACTGGGACTACCGCTACACCTGGCTGCGGGACGCTGCGATCGCGCTGAGCGTCCTGGCGCTCACCGGTCACGTGGAAGAAGCAGCCGCCTGGCGGGACTGGCTCGCCCGGGCCATCGCCGGCGACCCCGCCACCGTGCAGATCATGTACTCGATCAAGGGCGACCGCGACCTCCGTGAGAGCACCCTGCCCCATCTTCCCGGGCTGGAAGGCTCCCAGCCGGTACGCATCGGCAACGGCGCCGCCCATCAGCCACAGCTCGACGTGTTCGGTGAAGTCCTCGACGCCTTCCACCTCGCCGAGGAAGCCGGCCTCGCTCCCTGCGACGACGCCTTCGCCCTCCAGAGCGCTCTGCTCACCCAGGTCGAGGCCCGCTGGCACTTGCCGGACGCGGGAATCTGGGAGATGCGCGGGCCCGAGCGGCACTTCGTGCACTCGAAGGTCATGGGCTGGGTCGCCGCCGACCGGATGGTCCGCCGGATCGAGGCCGGCCGCGCCACCGGCCCCGTCGAGAAGTGGCGCAAGCTGCGGGACGCCATCCATGCCGACGTGTGCGCCCACGGCTACGACCAGGTCCGCAACACCTTCACCCAGTCCTACGGCTCCGCCGAACTGGACGCCTCCCTGCTGCTCATTCCCCTGGTGGGCTTCCTCCCGTCGGACGACAAGCGGGTCATCGGCACCATCGAGGCGATCCAGCGCGAGCTGTCCACCGGTGGCGACGGCCTGATCCTGCGCTACCGCACGGCGGGAACCGTGACCGGAGCCGACGGCCTGACCGGCGACGAGGGCGCCTTCCTTGCCTGTTCTTTCTGGCTGGTCGAGGCCCTGACGATGATCGGCCGGACCGCGGAGGCGACCGCACTGTTCGAAAAACTCCTGTCCCTCGCCAACGACGTCGGACTGCTCGCCGAGGAGTACGACTGCGTCGCTCACCGGCAGCTCGGCAACTTCCCACAGGCCTTCAGCCACTTCGCGCTGGTCTCCGCCGCGCTCCGGCTGGCCTCCGAGGACCAAACCGCAGCCCGCGACGATGTGGGGCCGTTTGTCTCGTTCAGCAGTCCAGCCGCCACTGAACCTTCCCGCCCCCTCGGGTCCGGAACACCCGTCGCGCGCCACTGA
- a CDS encoding lantibiotic dehydratase, giving the protein MGSRPLFRAQPGIMVRSVLLHDLPVPPAPDLTTATTAATPSWRRWALDVWDVQQIAPAVRHASPDLARELDNLKDTPADAESMRRIALTLLSYVLRLTHRATPFGLYAGVTDGHFGARAEARWGSEHRTVTRAAGMWFATVVQQLEAVPEVRRGLRLCANNALRVRGERLVLPWQPREVEETGTAVREVSVRHTAAVRAAIQLAHTPVPYRDIVCELSADHPDLGTHGAEELLDVLIARRMLLTSLQPSGTETDTLGYVAGELDRVGAMDSGPAADLALALREIHAQMRDLDGHNPVSEKADRQRTAIVTRMRRIADEPTPLAVDTRVDAELVLPRAVAWEAETAAGVLAQVTPEPRGTQAWLRYRERFRNRYGEGTLVALTDLLDPHCGLGLPEDFLGTARAPEPDTLHRDRLLMTLAQRAWAAGEELVLDEDLIHRLTAGQTPTTAQDVPAHVELTASVYAASVQRLDAGDFSLAVRRTGRGWGHFSGGRLAALLAEDSSPSDLLGMLARRPTTVQGALPVQVSFPSLMPKASYITRTPRLVAPLISLSEHRPADPDLIPLCDLAVTCHGERLHLVSLSRGRVLEAAIPHPLQLECQTPTVARFIDELQRGQSSRLIGSIGNLDAWDWGAARHLAFRPRVRAGRSILSPATWRLDHTGLPTTSASTAEWDESFAALRERWRLPRHVYLERYDNRLRLDLEHPAHRELLRSRMDRPHFGQLTLAEAEPEDAYGWCGGRSHEFVAYLASSAPARPAPVVHSAPVVRRDHAHLPGASRYLSARLHCQPQVRRALLTDHLPPLVADLPHCVWWVTAHDEGDHPHTELTLRLPHPADAADALCRFGQWTAHLNDAGVVGEVTLVPYRPHMGLWGAGDTLTAAENTFSADTEAIAYQLARPPFPAPQPVLVAANILAIAAGFHQDVTEGMKWLAAQPKPAAAAPLPRPLVQQARTLAAPDDGWAELRRIPGATGLVDGPWARRHEALATYRNVLRTSPPVDPDAVLRALLTAHLHHVGETSEGTAWRLARAISLASTRPRRQQTH; this is encoded by the coding sequence ATGGGCTCCCGACCACTGTTCCGCGCCCAGCCCGGCATCATGGTGCGGTCCGTGCTCCTCCACGACCTCCCCGTCCCGCCGGCGCCGGACCTGACCACGGCAACGACCGCCGCGACGCCCTCGTGGCGACGCTGGGCGCTCGATGTCTGGGACGTCCAGCAGATCGCGCCCGCCGTCCGGCACGCAAGTCCAGACCTCGCCCGCGAACTCGACAACCTGAAGGACACGCCCGCCGACGCGGAGTCCATGCGGCGCATCGCCCTGACCCTGCTCAGCTACGTCCTGCGCCTCACCCACCGGGCGACCCCCTTCGGCCTCTACGCCGGCGTCACCGATGGCCATTTCGGGGCGCGTGCCGAAGCCCGGTGGGGGAGCGAGCACCGGACGGTTACCCGGGCCGCCGGGATGTGGTTCGCCACGGTCGTGCAGCAGCTGGAAGCCGTCCCCGAGGTCCGGCGGGGCCTGCGGCTCTGCGCCAACAACGCGCTGCGCGTACGCGGCGAGCGCCTGGTCCTGCCCTGGCAGCCACGCGAGGTGGAGGAGACGGGCACGGCTGTGCGTGAGGTGTCGGTCCGGCACACCGCCGCCGTCAGGGCGGCCATCCAGCTGGCACACACTCCTGTGCCGTACCGGGACATCGTGTGCGAACTCAGCGCCGACCACCCCGACCTCGGCACGCACGGAGCCGAAGAACTGCTGGACGTGCTCATTGCCCGGCGGATGCTGCTGACCAGTCTGCAGCCCTCGGGCACCGAGACGGACACTCTGGGATACGTGGCCGGTGAACTCGACCGCGTGGGTGCCATGGACAGCGGCCCGGCAGCGGACCTGGCCCTCGCCCTGCGGGAGATTCACGCACAAATGCGTGACCTCGACGGCCACAACCCGGTGTCGGAGAAGGCCGACCGGCAGCGAACCGCGATCGTCACCCGGATGCGGCGGATCGCCGACGAGCCCACCCCGCTCGCTGTGGACACCCGCGTGGACGCGGAGCTCGTTCTCCCGAGGGCGGTGGCCTGGGAGGCGGAGACGGCCGCCGGCGTCCTGGCCCAGGTCACCCCGGAGCCGCGAGGGACCCAAGCGTGGCTCCGCTACCGGGAGCGCTTCCGCAACCGTTACGGGGAGGGCACGTTGGTCGCGCTGACGGACCTGCTCGACCCGCACTGCGGCCTCGGCCTGCCCGAGGACTTCCTCGGCACCGCGCGGGCCCCCGAGCCCGACACCCTGCACCGCGACCGGCTCCTGATGACGCTCGCCCAGCGCGCCTGGGCAGCGGGAGAGGAGCTCGTCCTCGACGAGGACCTCATCCACCGGCTCACCGCCGGGCAAACACCCACGACTGCACAGGACGTGCCGGCGCACGTGGAGCTGACCGCCTCGGTGTATGCCGCCAGCGTGCAACGCCTGGACGCCGGTGACTTCAGCCTCGCGGTGCGCCGCACCGGCCGCGGGTGGGGCCACTTCAGCGGCGGCCGGCTCGCCGCTCTGCTCGCCGAGGACAGCTCGCCCAGTGACCTGCTGGGAATGCTGGCCCGGCGGCCGACGACGGTACAAGGCGCCTTGCCCGTTCAGGTGTCCTTCCCCTCACTGATGCCGAAGGCGTCCTACATCACACGCACACCCCGTCTGGTCGCCCCCTTGATCTCCCTGTCCGAGCACCGGCCCGCGGACCCTGACCTCATCCCTTTGTGCGATCTTGCGGTGACCTGCCACGGGGAGCGGCTGCACCTTGTCTCCCTGTCGCGGGGACGCGTGCTGGAGGCCGCGATCCCTCACCCTCTCCAGCTCGAATGCCAAACGCCCACGGTCGCGCGGTTCATCGACGAACTCCAGCGCGGCCAGAGCAGCCGGCTCATCGGCAGCATCGGCAACCTCGACGCGTGGGACTGGGGCGCGGCCCGGCACCTGGCGTTCCGGCCGCGCGTACGGGCCGGACGCAGCATCCTCAGCCCGGCCACCTGGCGCCTGGACCACACCGGTCTGCCCACTACGAGCGCCTCGACCGCCGAGTGGGACGAGTCCTTCGCCGCACTGCGCGAGCGGTGGAGGCTGCCGCGCCACGTCTACCTGGAGCGCTACGACAACCGGCTCCGCCTGGACCTGGAGCACCCGGCGCACCGTGAGCTGCTGCGCTCCCGCATGGACCGGCCCCACTTCGGTCAGCTCACCCTCGCCGAGGCCGAGCCGGAAGACGCCTACGGCTGGTGCGGCGGGCGGTCCCACGAGTTCGTCGCCTACCTGGCGTCCTCGGCGCCCGCCCGGCCCGCGCCGGTCGTGCACAGCGCGCCGGTCGTCCGCCGCGACCATGCCCACCTGCCCGGCGCCTCCCGCTACCTCTCCGCCCGCCTGCACTGCCAGCCCCAGGTGCGTCGCGCGCTGCTCACCGATCACCTCCCGCCGCTGGTCGCCGATCTTCCCCACTGCGTGTGGTGGGTCACCGCCCACGACGAAGGCGACCATCCGCACACCGAGTTGACCCTCCGTCTGCCTCATCCGGCCGACGCGGCCGACGCCCTGTGCCGGTTCGGACAGTGGACCGCACACCTGAACGACGCCGGAGTCGTCGGCGAGGTCACCCTCGTCCCGTACCGGCCGCACATGGGCCTGTGGGGGGCAGGGGACACGCTGACCGCCGCGGAGAACACGTTCAGCGCCGACACGGAGGCCATCGCCTATCAACTGGCTCGCCCGCCCTTCCCGGCCCCTCAGCCGGTACTGGTGGCAGCCAACATCCTCGCCATCGCGGCCGGCTTCCACCAAGACGTCACCGAGGGGATGAAGTGGCTGGCCGCCCAGCCCAAGCCGGCCGCTGCCGCGCCGCTGCCCCGCCCGCTGGTGCAACAGGCCCGCACGCTCGCCGCCCCTGACGACGGGTGGGCCGAACTGCGACGCATCCCGGGCGCCACCGGTCTCGTCGACGGTCCCTGGGCGCGACGCCACGAGGCACTGGCCACGTACCGCAACGTCCTGCGCACCTCCCCTCCTGTGGATCCGGACGCCGTGCTCCGCGCACTGCTGACCGCCCACCTGCACCACGTCGGTGAGACCTCCGAAGGCACCGCGTGGCGCCTGGCCCGGGCCATCTCCCTCGCCAGCACGCGGCCCCGCCGCCAGCAGACGCACTGA
- a CDS encoding cytochrome P450, translating to MQTTTPSSSIPLFTDELLADPYPAYFDLRRAGAAVHLEKYGVWAIPRHADIAAILKTPEVFGSEGGIALTDRANQEILAGTVLASDGSAHTKLRRVLSTQLAPRAMKALDGRITARAERLADQYTAAGRFNAAALARHVVCDNVMELMGLRDADREVQLAGAAATFDVFGPHGDRYQQALPLASRMVEMLHEQLVRENVTPGSWMASIFEAVDAGQIEEGDAVPLASAYTAAAIDTTVLGLTDSLVQLARHPEQWQILRRNPIRWAIPAFHEALRLEAPIQGFGRLLTKATDIGGVHLTEGDQVWLLYGSAGRDLRHWGDEVADYDIRRPRNNQHLAFGGGPHLCAGIRLAELQARAVLRALAARCTHLALDGDPTRVLNNLLRGYSHAAIAVELCPRASASGEGPTS from the coding sequence ATGCAGACCACCACTCCCTCCAGCTCCATCCCCCTCTTCACCGACGAACTCCTGGCCGACCCCTACCCCGCGTACTTCGATCTGCGACGTGCCGGCGCCGCCGTGCACCTGGAGAAGTACGGCGTGTGGGCCATTCCCCGGCACGCCGACATCGCCGCGATCCTCAAGACCCCCGAGGTCTTCGGGTCCGAGGGCGGCATAGCCCTCACCGACCGGGCCAACCAGGAGATCCTCGCCGGCACGGTCCTCGCCTCGGACGGCTCCGCTCACACCAAGCTCCGCCGGGTGCTGTCCACGCAGCTCGCTCCCCGCGCGATGAAGGCCCTGGACGGCCGTATCACCGCCCGCGCCGAGCGCCTGGCGGACCAGTACACGGCGGCCGGCAGGTTCAACGCCGCCGCCCTGGCCCGGCACGTGGTCTGCGACAACGTGATGGAGCTGATGGGCCTGCGCGACGCGGACCGCGAGGTGCAGCTGGCCGGTGCCGCCGCCACCTTCGACGTGTTCGGCCCGCACGGCGACCGCTACCAGCAGGCGCTGCCGCTGGCGTCCCGCATGGTCGAGATGCTCCACGAGCAGCTGGTCCGCGAGAACGTGACCCCGGGGTCATGGATGGCGTCGATCTTCGAGGCTGTCGACGCCGGACAGATCGAGGAAGGCGACGCAGTACCCCTCGCCTCGGCGTACACGGCCGCAGCCATCGACACCACCGTCCTGGGCCTCACCGACAGTCTCGTGCAGCTCGCCCGGCACCCGGAGCAGTGGCAGATCCTCCGCCGCAACCCCATCCGCTGGGCCATACCCGCCTTCCACGAGGCTCTGAGACTCGAAGCCCCCATACAGGGCTTCGGCCGCCTACTGACCAAAGCCACCGACATCGGCGGCGTCCACCTGACCGAGGGTGACCAGGTGTGGCTGCTGTACGGATCCGCCGGCCGCGACCTCCGCCACTGGGGAGACGAAGTCGCCGACTACGACATCCGGCGCCCCCGCAACAACCAGCACCTCGCCTTCGGCGGCGGCCCCCACCTGTGCGCCGGCATCCGGCTCGCCGAGCTCCAGGCCCGAGCCGTTCTCCGGGCCCTGGCCGCCCGCTGCACGCACCTCGCCCTCGACGGCGACCCCACCCGCGTCCTCAACAACCTCCTGCGGGGCTACAGCCACGCCGCCATCGCTGTCGAACTCTGCCCCCGCGCCTCAGCCTCGGGCGAAGGACCTACTTCGTGA
- a CDS encoding ATP/GTP-binding protein: MNTSDPRSDPPQSVKILVAGGFGVGKTTLIGAISEIKPLRTEERLSQLSTTVDDLAGTPDKDTTTVAMDFGRITFATDVLMLFGTPGQDRFWFMWPDLVEGAKGAIVLVDTRRLEASFAAVDFFDQCGVPYVVAANCFDERQDYTRSQIAAALKTVSEDDICMVDARDRSSVRYVLLAVLDRAISRSRANTTA, translated from the coding sequence TTGAACACCTCTGACCCGCGCAGCGACCCGCCGCAGAGCGTGAAGATCCTCGTCGCCGGAGGCTTCGGCGTCGGCAAGACCACGCTGATCGGCGCCATCAGCGAGATCAAACCACTGCGCACCGAGGAACGCCTGAGCCAGCTCAGCACCACCGTCGACGACCTGGCAGGCACCCCGGACAAGGACACGACGACGGTCGCCATGGACTTCGGCCGGATCACCTTCGCCACGGACGTGCTCATGCTCTTCGGAACCCCGGGACAGGACCGGTTCTGGTTCATGTGGCCGGACCTCGTGGAAGGCGCCAAAGGGGCGATCGTCCTGGTCGACACCCGCCGGCTCGAAGCATCCTTCGCCGCCGTCGACTTCTTCGACCAGTGCGGCGTGCCGTACGTCGTTGCCGCGAACTGTTTCGACGAGCGGCAGGACTACACCCGCAGCCAGATCGCCGCGGCCCTCAAGACCGTCAGCGAGGACGACATCTGCATGGTCGACGCCCGTGACCGCAGTTCCGTTCGCTACGTACTGCTCGCCGTGCTCGACCGGGCGATCTCTCGCTCCCGCGCCAACACGACCGCCTGA
- a CDS encoding DUF742 domain-containing protein: MPSHRGVRPFAWTAPRLAAMGVDEGGRIIMQTLIRTTAPPGRLASVPETWQMVLRLADRPTGVAVAEIAGNLRLKLTPTAALVAELENRELVTRQGTVGDTTSNTDTDLLLRIRNGLEHL; this comes from the coding sequence ATGCCCTCGCATCGCGGGGTCCGTCCCTTCGCCTGGACGGCCCCGCGCCTGGCCGCGATGGGCGTGGACGAGGGCGGACGGATCATCATGCAGACGTTGATCCGCACGACGGCCCCTCCGGGCCGGCTCGCCAGCGTCCCGGAGACGTGGCAGATGGTCCTGCGTCTCGCCGACCGGCCCACCGGGGTCGCCGTGGCGGAGATCGCCGGAAACCTCCGCCTCAAGCTCACCCCCACGGCTGCCCTCGTCGCCGAGCTCGAGAACCGCGAACTCGTCACCCGTCAAGGCACCGTCGGCGACACCACCAGCAACACCGACACCGACCTCCTCCTCAGAATCAGGAACGGACTTGAACACCTCTGA
- a CDS encoding roadblock/LC7 domain-containing protein: MSLTQSSNSVAPKKPGEAQQFDTLRNQLAENVSAAIGMLLLATDGLARCAYGLPDGQDDTVAAASSGLASLGSGMAEALEGGRFKHLNLTLERYHVIATACGEGSVLVVVLPIDARLGDAVRETVRIAAAFRPRMDTAPRPVGS; encoded by the coding sequence ATGAGCCTCACTCAGTCCTCGAACTCCGTCGCCCCCAAGAAGCCGGGTGAGGCGCAGCAGTTCGACACCCTTCGCAACCAGCTCGCGGAGAACGTGTCCGCGGCCATCGGCATGCTGTTGCTGGCCACGGACGGTCTGGCGCGGTGCGCGTACGGGCTGCCCGACGGCCAGGACGACACGGTCGCTGCTGCTTCCTCGGGGCTGGCCAGCCTCGGCAGCGGGATGGCTGAGGCGCTGGAGGGCGGCAGGTTCAAGCACCTGAACCTGACGCTGGAGAGGTACCACGTGATTGCTACCGCGTGCGGCGAGGGATCCGTGCTGGTCGTGGTGCTCCCCATCGACGCTCGTCTCGGCGACGCCGTGCGCGAGACGGTCCGCATCGCCGCCGCGTTCCGGCCCCGAATGGACACCGCGCCCCGCCCCGTCGGGAGCTGA